Proteins encoded within one genomic window of Cucumis sativus cultivar 9930 chromosome 3, Cucumber_9930_V3, whole genome shotgun sequence:
- the LOC116402457 gene encoding uncharacterized protein LOC116402457, with amino-acid sequence MVEQREIRRREANLPGYSGMKISNSSYPTTKTYAGLKEQGNKENTVFPIRTITLRGSPAKEIKKEGPSRRLSDAEFQAKREKGLCFKCDEKYYSGHKCKAKDIRELRMFVVRDDDVEEEIIEEDEYDKKNLRVMELQHDPGEVVELCINSVVGLTNPGTMKIRGTLQSKEVVVLVDCGATHNFISDRLVKTLKIPTKDTANYGVILGSGTAIKGKGVCEKVELNLIGWTVVENFLPLELGGVDLILGMQWLHSLGVTEKDWRNLTMSFFHNSRKVVLKGDPSLTKTQNIGGTSN; translated from the exons ATGGTGGAACAACGAGAGATCCGGAGGAGGGAAGCAAATTTACCAGGATATTCGGGAATGAAAATCTCAAATAGCAGCTATCCTACAACCAAAACATATGCTGGTTTAAAAGAACAGGGGAATAAGGAGAACACAGTATTTCCAATACGAACGATTACCCTGAGAGGATCGCCGGCGAAGGAGATTAAGAAAGAAGGACCCTCTAGACGACTCTCAGACGCTGAATTCCAAGCCAAGAGAGAGAAGGGACTCTGTTTTAAGTGTGATGAGAAATATTACTCCGGGCACAAATGCAAGGCGAAGGATATACGCGAGCTACGGATGTTTGTGGTCAGAGATGACGACGTAGAGGAAGAAATCATTGAGGAAGAcgaatatgataaaaaaaacttgagaGTCATGGAGCTGCAGCACGACCCGGGAGAAGTAGTAGAGTTATGTATTAACTCAGTAGTGGGATTGACAAATCCGGGAACCATGAAGATAAGAGGCACACTCCAAAGTAAGGAAGTCGTCGTGCTGGTTGACTGTGGAGCCACCCACAACTTCATATCCGATCGGCTAGTCAAGACACTGAAAATACCCACAAAAGACACTGCCAACTATGGGGTGATACTGGGGTCAGGAACAGCCATCAAAGGCAAGGGGGTGTGTGAAAAAGTAGAGTTGAACCTCATCGGGTGGACAGTCGTGGAGAATTTCCTACCACTGGAACTAGGAGGGGTAGATTTGATATTGGGAATGCAATGGTTACATTCCTTGGGAGTGACGGAGAAGGATTGGAGGAATCTAACCATGTCTTTCTTTCACAACAGTAGAAAAGTGGTGCTAAAAGGAGATCCAAGCTTGACTAAAACTCAA AACATTGGAGGCACGTCAAACTGA